The segment AGAGAAACggttaacatttttcaaaaccaAAGTATTTCAAAAGACTTCTTTAAAGTAGACAATGTATTTCAGCACTTTCAGAGTAACAGAGAACCCCCTTCCTGCCGAAATAATTCAAGTGAAAACAATATTATagacaataacattttaatacataatattgctttaaaaaatgaacttaaagaaaaaattgaaaaaaatcaaagagaaaaaaataaacttagaGATTTAGAAGAAAAGTGTTTGAGAGAACAGCGAAAACGGGAAGAAGATCATGAAAGACAAAGACTGGATCaactgaaaattaatttaaaagaaaaatcggAACAAGAAACAGaagtaattttaattcattcaatTGAAGAAGAAATATCAAGAATTGCACAAGCAGAAATTCTGATTTACCAAGCGGTAGAAAAAGCTTCAGAACTTCAAATAGAATTATTAATCACCGAAGTTGTAAACGAGTGTGTCGACGAAATATCGCATGAAGAATATGCGTTAATGTGTTATGACCAATTGCTATTGCATCGCTATTTTAGTAGATGGTTACTGCACCTACGCAAGAAAAAAGAACAAAGGAGATTGATAGAAAACACGCCACTATGGGTCACCACAGATACACGAGCACAATTTGCGCAAGCTATCGAACATCCTTGCCAGCAGGAGACCTTAGGAATGATTAAACGTTATCGTTTGGGTCAGCCTtgtgattttcaaaaaattttaaacatagagCGAGATGTTTTGCAAGATGAAAATCAGAATCCGCtaaatttatttgctttagTGGGACAGCATTTACTTGGAAAACGAAACTTTCCATCGTGCGGTATTTTACAACAAAGAAAGTACTTTAAGATTCTTATAACTCTGCCTGGCAGCAACGAGGAACTACTTGGATTTGAAAGTTTTTCTAACAAATGGTTAAGacaatttatagaaaagtctCAGACTGAAATCGGACCGTTTGTTCTAGGTATTGAACATAACGTAGCTTTGTGTGTGCGAAAATTCAATGGCATAATTCCCAAAAATGAACAAGGAGATATAGTGACAACTGAAGGGGACCATAACGATGGTATAGTATGTTTCATTTCTGGAATCGAAATTGAAAGGCATAGCCGTAAGCGTCTTTTTAATTtgctaaaattaacaaaaaatttaaagcgAGTTCCGCTAGCAATTATTGCATATAACTGCACATACAATAAAGAACAACTTGCTGAAATGTTATGCTTGGATATGTTGCAAGAAGAAGGTTTAATCTATTCTTATAATATTTTAGGATGTCGAATAAGCAGAAAAGAGTTCAGCtttcgaaaattatttataaatgctattgattttgtaacaaaagaaagttattcattaaatattaatgaaatacaTGCTTTAGCTATGCAAAAAGTTCTACCTTTCCTAGAAACTTCGCTTGGAGAAGAAATGTGGCAACGATGGCTCGAGTCTGCTAAGGGAAatcctattttttataaaatctgttGTCAACCGAAACATGTAGTGGGCTTATTTCACAAATCTTTGGACCATTTATTGCATATTACACAAGAAGATTTTGATGAGATGCCAGAATTTCCTATAGAACTAAAAGAATTTGTCTCGGAAAATACAGAAAATAACATTCCACTCGGGTTGGAATATTTTCCTGTCAACTGGAAAACAAATGCAAAGGCAAGtgttattaaaagctttttaaaaagcttataCTTGCCTGATATAGAAGAAATAATTCCTGAAAATATTGAAGACATAAAATTATGGATACTGAATTATACATCAAAGTGCATCGAAAACGACGAGCTAGTATCTGCAAATGCGTCCTACGAAGCTATAACAAATCTTGTCAATCAaatcaaatttcaatatttgcaGAACATAGAATTAACTTCAACGGTAAACATGTTGAATTATTTGACTATTATGAAACCTATTGTATTtgcaaatatcaataaaaagctAAGAAGTTTTCATAATGATCTTATAAACATAAACGTTGTATACCTTAAAGATGACTTTAAAAACTACCTTACACAACCCTGGTGGCTTAATTATGGacctttaaatttaataactgtTGATTACAATGAAAATCCCTCTAGTTCACCACAGGATCAAACACTACCGCAAACGAATAATGAAAATTGTGCTTCGGCTGAAGCTATTGATAAAATTATAGCTAAGGCAGAATTAACTTCTCGTAAAGCAGAAGAAAacatatcaaaatttaaaaacagtaTAAGGCATAAAATTCCCTCTTTAAATACGTCATCAAATTTGCAACTTAAGCGGACATTAGACGATTCTCTTTATCAGTTTGAACTGTCTAAGAAAACAGGTCAATATGATGATTCATATGTTACGGATTTAACACATGATATTGACAAATCTATCAACGAGTTTATGAGCCAATCGTCCCCTACAACGCAAAAGAGAAaaaggtt is part of the Lucilia cuprina isolate Lc7/37 chromosome 3, ASM2204524v1, whole genome shotgun sequence genome and harbors:
- the LOC111687091 gene encoding protein xmas-2 isoform X2, with product MAEEEGSESTISHRKAVKEYSRSSADQEVPLAHELRSESVLQMTMLYLVHRIMGLCDDPKTSLGDWFHFVWDRTRSIRKDITQQELCSLGAVQLVEQCARFHIHCAARLVAEDPSVFDKKINAENLTKCLQTLKYMYHDLRIKGIVCPCEAEFRSYVILLNLGDSNFLWEVKQLPEFIQKSKEVKRAIAFYNALQNNNFVRFFSMIKSNKTSYLSACILLGYFTKLRVRAMDAIIKSHNWRKNDVYLPLSYLTRILGFDDESSAVSFFHHYGLNCDILENRVLIDRLIKPDVEYAMDRALQLVESKRITSVGECVFGKTLPPASLFEHHQPHNSFDVNGMLNVESWTADDQLREIHSETNVQYVPQNNTSFKDLSARSDTNVFKMPQILAPISPKQQRQIEQNAADDTQRKVFDTIIVKKEETFSPAGFKFSGNIFTTNATNNNILKTDARPEQTSFLNTIFKSNTVTPISDVYGVVATTDRTKSANIFGEAARETVNIFQNQSISKDFFKVDNVFQHFQSNREPPSCRNNSSENNIIDNNILIHNIALKNELKEKIEKNQREKNKLRDLEEKCLREQRKREEDHERQRLDQLKINLKEKSEQETEVILIHSIEEEISRIAQAEILIYQAVEKASELQIELLITEVVNECVDEISHEEYALMCYDQLLLHRYFSRWLLHLRKKKEQRRLIENTPLWVTTDTRAQFAQAIEHPCQQETLGMIKRYRLGQPCDFQKILNIERDVLQDENQNPLNLFALVGQHLLGKRNFPSCGILQQRKYFKILITLPGSNEELLGFESFSNKWLRQFIEKSQTEIGPFVLGIEHNVALCVRKFNGIIPKNEQGDIVTTEGDHNDGIVCFISGIEIERHSRKRLFNLLKLTKNLKRVPLAIIAYNCTYNKEQLAEMLCLDMLQEEGLIYSYNILGCRISRKEFSFRKLFINAIDFVTKESYSLNINEIHALAMQKVLPFLETSLGEEMWQRWLESAKGNPIFYKICCQPKHVVGLFHKSLDHLLHITQEDFDEMPEFPIELKEFVSENTENNIPLGLEYFPVNWKTNAKASVIKSFLKSLYLPDIEEIIPENIEDIKLWILNYTSKCIENDELVSANASYEAITNLVNQIKFQYLQNIELTSTVNMLNYLTIMKPIVFANINKKLRSFHNDLININVVYLKDDFKNYLTQPWWLNYGPLNLITVDYNENPSSSPQDQTLPQTNNENCASAEAIDKIIAKAELTSRKAEENISKFKNSIRHKIPSLNTSSNLQLKRTLDDSLYQFELSKKTGQYDDSYVTDLTHDIDKSINEFMSQSSPTTQKRKRLNLKSPNRCSDIDNALAKARNLILKIESMEDEKLRRKSIKK
- the LOC111687091 gene encoding protein xmas-2 isoform X1 — protein: MSEDVEYGTMEDRTNYNAITCEQIPELFLDKIVAKKHFSKFGKIKRFILRPKRLICTVEYENKEDAENAFENAGRFNGVDFIVNYAEHEVAHVQNTEEWVDPDVQAELEAMSPGHRMGASLKSSKGLMAPFLQKTNVLNRFPKYASALAHPNNSLKARQNSPQPEIKVDSMVRNELEAILKTPAHTHEEKYRVLEARDKLIRLTTVRQTDIRKAVAAKGTCPDMCPEKERLMREFQRQVSTFEMAEEEGSESTISHRKAVKEYSRSSADQEVPLAHELRSESVLQMTMLYLVHRIMGLCDDPKTSLGDWFHFVWDRTRSIRKDITQQELCSLGAVQLVEQCARFHIHCAARLVAEDPSVFDKKINAENLTKCLQTLKYMYHDLRIKGIVCPCEAEFRSYVILLNLGDSNFLWEVKQLPEFIQKSKEVKRAIAFYNALQNNNFVRFFSMIKSNKTSYLSACILLGYFTKLRVRAMDAIIKSHNWRKNDVYLPLSYLTRILGFDDESSAVSFFHHYGLNCDILENRVLIDRLIKPDVEYAMDRALQLVESKRITSVGECVFGKTLPPASLFEHHQPHNSFDVNGMLNVESWTADDQLREIHSETNVQYVPQNNTSFKDLSARSDTNVFKMPQILAPISPKQQRQIEQNAADDTQRKVFDTIIVKKEETFSPAGFKFSGNIFTTNATNNNILKTDARPEQTSFLNTIFKSNTVTPISDVYGVVATTDRTKSANIFGEAARETVNIFQNQSISKDFFKVDNVFQHFQSNREPPSCRNNSSENNIIDNNILIHNIALKNELKEKIEKNQREKNKLRDLEEKCLREQRKREEDHERQRLDQLKINLKEKSEQETEVILIHSIEEEISRIAQAEILIYQAVEKASELQIELLITEVVNECVDEISHEEYALMCYDQLLLHRYFSRWLLHLRKKKEQRRLIENTPLWVTTDTRAQFAQAIEHPCQQETLGMIKRYRLGQPCDFQKILNIERDVLQDENQNPLNLFALVGQHLLGKRNFPSCGILQQRKYFKILITLPGSNEELLGFESFSNKWLRQFIEKSQTEIGPFVLGIEHNVALCVRKFNGIIPKNEQGDIVTTEGDHNDGIVCFISGIEIERHSRKRLFNLLKLTKNLKRVPLAIIAYNCTYNKEQLAEMLCLDMLQEEGLIYSYNILGCRISRKEFSFRKLFINAIDFVTKESYSLNINEIHALAMQKVLPFLETSLGEEMWQRWLESAKGNPIFYKICCQPKHVVGLFHKSLDHLLHITQEDFDEMPEFPIELKEFVSENTENNIPLGLEYFPVNWKTNAKASVIKSFLKSLYLPDIEEIIPENIEDIKLWILNYTSKCIENDELVSANASYEAITNLVNQIKFQYLQNIELTSTVNMLNYLTIMKPIVFANINKKLRSFHNDLININVVYLKDDFKNYLTQPWWLNYGPLNLITVDYNENPSSSPQDQTLPQTNNENCASAEAIDKIIAKAELTSRKAEENISKFKNSIRHKIPSLNTSSNLQLKRTLDDSLYQFELSKKTGQYDDSYVTDLTHDIDKSINEFMSQSSPTTQKRKRLNLKSPNRCSDIDNALAKARNLILKIESMEDEKLRRKSIKK